In a genomic window of Borrelia maritima:
- a CDS encoding V-type ATP synthase subunit A, whose translation MKTKGKVVGVNGNLVTIEVEGSVSMNEVLFINTGGRNLKAEVIRIRGNEVDAQVFELTKGISVGDVVEFTDKLLTVELGPGLLTQVYDGLQNPLPELAIQCGFFLERGVYLKPLNKNKKWNFKKTSKVGKIVIAGDFLGFVIEGTVHHQIMIPFYKRDCYKIVEIVNDGDYTIDDQIAVIEDDSGMRHSITMSFHWPVKIPITNYKERLIPSEPMLTQTRIIDTFFPVAKGGTFCIPGPFGAGKTVLQQVTSRNADVDVVIIAACGERAGEVVETLKEFPELTDPKTGKSLMDRTCIICNTSSMPVAAREASVYTAITIGEYYRQMGLDILLLADSTSRWAQAMREMSGRLEEIPGEEAFPAYLESVIASFYERAGIVVLNNGDIGSVTVGGSVSPAAGNFEEPVTQATLKVVGAFHGLTRERSDARKFPAISPLESWSKYKGVIDPKKTEYARSFLVKGNEINQMMKVVGEEGISNEDFLIYLKSELLDSCYLQQNSFDSIDAAVSSERQNYMFDIVYNILKTNFEFSDKLQARDFINELRQNLLDMNLSSFKDHKFNKLEHALGELINFKKVI comes from the coding sequence ATGAAGACAAAAGGAAAAGTTGTTGGAGTAAATGGAAACTTAGTTACTATTGAAGTAGAAGGTTCAGTTTCTATGAATGAAGTTTTATTTATAAATACCGGTGGCAGGAATTTAAAAGCAGAAGTAATTCGTATTAGAGGGAATGAAGTTGATGCACAAGTTTTTGAATTGACAAAGGGAATATCTGTTGGAGATGTAGTTGAATTCACAGATAAGCTCTTAACAGTTGAATTAGGGCCAGGTCTTTTAACTCAAGTGTATGATGGACTTCAAAATCCTTTACCTGAACTAGCTATTCAGTGTGGATTTTTTTTAGAAAGGGGAGTGTATTTAAAGCCTTTGAATAAAAATAAGAAATGGAATTTCAAAAAAACTTCCAAAGTCGGAAAAATTGTTATTGCAGGAGATTTTTTGGGCTTTGTAATTGAAGGGACTGTCCACCATCAAATAATGATTCCATTTTATAAAAGAGATTGTTATAAAATTGTTGAGATTGTAAATGATGGTGACTATACGATTGATGATCAAATTGCAGTAATTGAAGATGATTCTGGGATGAGGCATAGCATTACAATGTCTTTTCATTGGCCTGTTAAAATTCCTATTACTAATTATAAGGAACGGCTTATTCCTAGTGAGCCTATGTTAACTCAAACTAGAATTATAGATACGTTTTTCCCAGTTGCCAAGGGAGGAACTTTTTGCATCCCAGGTCCTTTTGGAGCTGGAAAAACGGTTCTTCAGCAGGTTACAAGTCGAAATGCTGATGTTGATGTGGTGATTATTGCAGCTTGTGGTGAGCGAGCAGGTGAGGTGGTAGAAACTCTTAAAGAGTTTCCCGAATTGACCGATCCTAAAACCGGTAAATCTTTAATGGATAGGACTTGTATTATTTGTAATACATCTTCAATGCCAGTTGCAGCTAGGGAAGCTTCTGTTTATACTGCTATTACTATTGGTGAATATTATAGGCAGATGGGTCTTGATATTCTTCTTTTGGCAGATTCAACTTCAAGATGGGCTCAAGCAATGAGAGAAATGTCTGGTCGCCTTGAAGAAATTCCTGGTGAGGAGGCTTTTCCAGCTTATCTTGAGTCTGTCATTGCGTCATTTTATGAAAGAGCAGGCATTGTAGTTCTTAATAATGGTGATATTGGATCTGTAACAGTTGGTGGATCTGTGAGTCCTGCTGCTGGCAATTTTGAAGAACCAGTTACTCAAGCAACTTTAAAGGTTGTGGGAGCCTTCCATGGGCTTACAAGAGAAAGATCTGATGCTAGGAAATTTCCAGCTATTAGTCCTCTTGAATCTTGGAGCAAATATAAAGGTGTTATTGATCCCAAAAAAACAGAATATGCAAGATCTTTTTTAGTGAAAGGTAACGAAATTAATCAAATGATGAAAGTTGTTGGAGAAGAGGGTATAAGTAATGAAGATTTTTTAATTTATTTGAAATCCGAGCTACTTGATTCATGCTATTTGCAACAAAATTCATTTGATTCTATTGATGCTGCTGTTAGTTCAGAGCGTCAAAATTATATGTTTGATATAGTTTATAACATTCTTAAAACCAACTTTGAGTTTTCTGATAAGCTTCAAGCAAGAGATTTTATAAATGAGTTAAGGCAAAATCTTTTAGACATGAATCTTTCTTCTTTTAAAGATCATAAGTTTAATAAATTGGAGCATGCTTTGGGTGAATTGATAAATTTTAAAAAGGTAATTTAG
- a CDS encoding V-type ATP synthase subunit E: protein MQFEVKDLINKIKKDGLEEAERVSNDIILKAKREAEEIVSRAEEAAKVLKLKSEKEANDYKRHALEASRQAARDLIIGVEKNLKSLFENILKDNVGEVFSDNNFLAELIIKITDSWIKEEKVVVQLNEFDVSSLEHMLKLKLGNKLKEEIEIKPFRGISKGFRLQKKNTDLHYDFSVETIADILFDYLNPRFKEVVKVV, encoded by the coding sequence ATGCAATTTGAAGTAAAGGATCTGATAAATAAAATTAAAAAAGATGGGCTTGAAGAAGCTGAGAGAGTATCTAATGATATTATTTTGAAGGCTAAAAGAGAGGCAGAAGAAATAGTTTCTAGAGCAGAAGAAGCTGCCAAAGTATTAAAGCTAAAATCAGAAAAAGAAGCTAATGATTATAAACGCCATGCCCTTGAAGCTTCTCGCCAGGCAGCAAGAGATTTAATTATTGGTGTTGAAAAGAATCTTAAATCTCTTTTTGAAAATATCTTAAAAGATAATGTGGGAGAGGTTTTTAGTGATAATAATTTCTTAGCAGAGCTTATAATTAAAATAACAGATTCTTGGATTAAAGAAGAAAAAGTAGTTGTCCAATTAAATGAATTTGATGTTTCTAGCTTAGAGCATATGTTAAAACTAAAACTTGGAAATAAGCTTAAGGAAGAAATAGAAATTAAGCCCTTCAGGGGGATAAGCAAGGGTTTTAGGCTTCAAAAAAAGAATACTGATTTGCATTATGATTTTTCAGTGGAAACTATTGCAGACATTCTTTTTGATTATCTTAATCCAAGATTTAAGGAAGTTGTAAAAGTGGTCTAG
- a CDS encoding endonuclease MutS2 — translation MQDKYLKNIDFYEILSLVSKYVSNPDTINLLNNQKILKTRESLEKMFSFVNLIRMLFESFKGYPNSFINSLKYPISLLSKENSRVSIENLRDIIGFLDEVLRLNLFLNKNSDAKHLNVQILYDLLFLSPELKNLLSELKEYIDVDALELKSGVVKEYDSIEFEIKNLNGRVEKQIKRIIGLNSEYLASNFVYYKSNKYVLALKSNFKGKIKGNVISVSSSGETLYIEPNDIVNDNNRLSYLYLEKKRIFLKILQNLSGKVRSNIILLDNLYNNFLYYDSLKARAIYGIETKGVFPEISDVLNILDAHHPLVKDSKAINFTPVENRVVIITGPNAGGKTVTLKTIGLLSAMFQFGIPIIVSESSTFKIFDNIFIDIGDEQSIPNSLSTFSSHMSNISYILKNATKNSLVIFDEFCSGTDIDQGQALAIAILEYLININSYVLISTHYNALKYFAYIHEGVINASMRMDLETMQPSYNLIFSIPGESYAFNVASKALIDKKIVIRANEIYSFQKTEVNEILERLIEKEKDLLLLKETINNKLIQIELQEKEVENLYQDLLLKEKNIETELLNEQNEFLKNSRKVLENLVREIKEGNVNVAKNKTFISDLEKNIDLKLNKVNSLNNKRNVVTDFKIGDMVRIISSNAKGKIVGISKKKITVNAGAFNISVSRLEISLENIKEQKKESGKNFSFSIDHNDYDKETLLGFTIDIRGMRTVDALDFLNKKIDNIILNGINKFEIIHGKGEGHLMKEVHNLLKELRFVKKYYFAHPSDGGAGKTIVEI, via the coding sequence ATGCAAGATAAATATTTAAAAAATATTGATTTTTATGAAATTTTGTCTTTAGTATCGAAGTATGTTTCTAATCCAGACACTATTAATCTACTAAATAATCAAAAAATATTAAAAACAAGAGAAAGTTTAGAAAAAATGTTTTCCTTTGTAAATCTCATTAGAATGCTTTTTGAGAGTTTTAAAGGGTATCCAAATTCTTTTATAAATAGTTTGAAATATCCCATTTCATTATTATCAAAAGAAAATTCAAGAGTTTCTATTGAAAATTTGAGAGATATTATAGGGTTTTTAGATGAAGTTTTGAGATTAAATTTATTTTTAAATAAAAACAGTGATGCCAAGCATCTTAATGTACAGATTTTATATGATTTATTATTTTTAAGTCCAGAGCTAAAGAATTTGCTTAGTGAGTTGAAAGAATATATAGATGTTGATGCTCTTGAATTGAAAAGCGGTGTTGTAAAAGAATATGATTCGATTGAATTTGAAATTAAAAATTTAAATGGACGAGTTGAAAAGCAGATAAAAAGAATAATTGGCTTGAATTCAGAGTATTTAGCTTCCAATTTTGTTTATTATAAATCAAATAAATATGTCCTTGCTCTTAAGTCTAATTTTAAAGGTAAGATTAAAGGCAATGTTATTTCTGTTTCTTCATCGGGCGAAACTCTTTATATTGAACCAAATGATATTGTAAATGATAACAATAGGTTAAGTTATCTGTATTTAGAGAAAAAAAGAATATTTTTAAAAATTTTGCAAAATCTTTCTGGTAAAGTTCGCAGCAACATTATTCTTTTAGATAATCTTTATAATAATTTTTTGTATTATGATTCTTTAAAAGCACGAGCGATTTATGGAATTGAAACTAAAGGGGTATTTCCTGAGATTTCAGATGTATTAAATATTCTTGATGCACATCATCCTTTGGTAAAGGATTCAAAGGCAATAAATTTTACTCCTGTTGAGAATCGTGTTGTAATTATTACTGGTCCTAATGCTGGTGGAAAAACGGTAACTTTAAAGACAATTGGACTACTTAGTGCAATGTTTCAGTTTGGTATTCCTATTATTGTTAGTGAGTCTAGTACTTTTAAAATTTTTGACAACATTTTTATTGATATTGGTGATGAGCAGTCAATTCCTAATTCTCTTTCAACTTTTTCAAGCCATATGAGTAATATTTCTTATATTTTAAAAAATGCTACAAAAAATAGCCTTGTAATATTTGATGAATTTTGCTCAGGAACAGACATTGATCAAGGCCAGGCGCTTGCTATTGCGATTCTTGAATATTTAATCAATATTAATTCTTATGTTTTAATATCAACTCATTATAATGCCCTTAAATATTTTGCATATATCCATGAAGGTGTTATTAATGCTTCTATGCGGATGGATTTAGAGACAATGCAGCCCAGTTATAATTTGATTTTTTCCATTCCCGGTGAAAGTTATGCGTTTAATGTTGCTAGTAAAGCTTTGATTGACAAGAAAATAGTAATTCGTGCTAATGAGATTTATTCATTTCAAAAAACAGAAGTTAATGAAATTTTAGAAAGATTAATAGAGAAAGAAAAAGATTTGCTTTTACTTAAAGAAACCATAAATAATAAATTAATTCAAATAGAACTGCAAGAAAAAGAAGTAGAAAATCTTTATCAAGATCTTTTATTAAAGGAAAAAAATATTGAGACGGAGCTTTTAAATGAGCAAAATGAATTTTTAAAAAATTCAAGAAAAGTTTTAGAAAATTTAGTTAGAGAAATAAAAGAAGGCAATGTTAATGTTGCAAAGAATAAAACTTTTATATCAGATTTAGAAAAAAATATAGATCTTAAATTAAATAAAGTAAATTCTCTTAACAATAAGAGAAATGTAGTAACAGATTTTAAAATAGGAGATATGGTGAGGATAATTAGTTCCAATGCAAAAGGAAAAATAGTTGGGATTTCTAAAAAGAAGATTACTGTTAATGCGGGCGCTTTTAATATTAGTGTTTCTAGATTAGAGATATCTTTAGAAAATATTAAAGAACAGAAAAAAGAGAGTGGTAAAAATTTTAGCTTTTCAATTGATCATAATGATTATGATAAGGAAACCTTGCTAGGTTTTACCATTGATATTAGAGGTATGAGGACTGTTGATGCTCTAGACTTTTTAAACAAGAAAATAGATAATATTATATTAAATGGCATTAATAAATTTGAGATCATTCATGGAAAAGGGGAAGGGCATCTTATGAAGGAAGTTCACAATTTATTAAAAGAGTTAAGGTTTGTTAAAAAATATTATTTTGCTCATCCTAGTGATGGAGGAGCTGGTAAAACCATAGTTGAGATTTAA
- the rsgA gene encoding ribosome small subunit-dependent GTPase A produces MNYLEFEVIWGVNNIYSILELKSKLIYEGIFKGKVLETGCKEYSPLVPGDIVLGYVYGSRKVYIDKRASRKNILWRYNRKADLRQTIVANVNNVLIVNSANFPEMKNFFIDRILVVAEEQNIFPVIVINKIDKGISQRVEELSEIYENLGYKVLKTSVKTFEGIKEIKEILGNSRTSFIGQSGVGKSSLINLIDSRASQAVNEISHKYSRGKHTTVYSISFHSDSGVIVDTPGIKEFGIETLPFENLKYYFKEFENFAGFCKYKSCLHVSEPCCSVISSLGNGISNLRYESYLKILSELKNYKNYAR; encoded by the coding sequence TTGAATTATCTTGAATTTGAAGTTATTTGGGGAGTTAATAATATATATTCTATTTTAGAACTTAAGAGCAAATTGATTTATGAAGGAATTTTTAAGGGGAAGGTATTAGAAACAGGTTGTAAGGAATATAGCCCTTTAGTTCCAGGAGATATAGTTTTAGGATATGTTTATGGTTCTCGCAAAGTGTATATTGATAAGCGAGCAAGTAGGAAAAATATTCTTTGGCGCTATAATAGAAAAGCAGATCTTAGACAGACAATTGTTGCCAATGTTAACAATGTTTTGATTGTAAATTCTGCTAATTTCCCCGAGATGAAAAATTTTTTTATTGACAGAATTCTTGTTGTTGCAGAAGAGCAAAATATTTTTCCTGTTATTGTAATTAATAAAATTGATAAAGGAATAAGCCAAAGAGTTGAAGAGTTGTCTGAAATTTATGAAAATCTAGGATACAAGGTTTTAAAAACTTCTGTTAAAACTTTTGAGGGTATTAAAGAAATAAAAGAGATTTTGGGAAATTCAAGAACTTCTTTTATTGGCCAATCTGGTGTTGGTAAATCTTCTTTAATAAATTTAATTGATTCAAGAGCTTCTCAAGCAGTAAATGAGATTTCACATAAGTATTCTAGAGGAAAGCATACTACTGTTTATTCAATATCATTTCATTCTGATAGTGGGGTAATAGTTGATACTCCTGGAATAAAGGAGTTTGGAATTGAAACATTGCCTTTTGAGAATCTTAAATATTATTTTAAAGAGTTTGAAAATTTTGCTGGTTTTTGTAAATATAAATCCTGTTTGCATGTTAGTGAACCTTGTTGTTCTGTTATAAGTTCTTTAGGCAATGGTATTTCTAATCTCAGGTACGAAAGCTATTTAAAGATTTTGTCGGAGCTTAAAAATTATAAAAATTATGCAAGATAA
- the murI gene encoding glutamate racemase, whose translation MKNFKEVIIVFDSGIGGLSYFKYVKSKIEGYQYVYVADNKNFPYGEKSSEYLLEVVLLFIEKLKKIYNISALILACNTISVSVYNKLNFDFPVVYTLPEVSLVPDLALKRVLLIATSTTLESKFVKDQVNIHNDLIVKAAGELVNFVEYGQKYRKDALKCLEALKFEVVNTGREIVFLGCTHYLHLKEMIEDFLKIPVYENRELVVQRLIRSINFSKYKGDSCRNDADFVDEFYLTKNENLAFYQDFCKKYNLRFKGIIL comes from the coding sequence ATGAAAAATTTCAAAGAAGTAATAATTGTTTTTGATTCAGGAATAGGGGGTCTTTCTTATTTTAAATATGTTAAAAGTAAAATAGAAGGATACCAATATGTTTATGTTGCTGATAATAAAAATTTCCCTTATGGAGAAAAGAGTTCAGAATATCTTTTAGAAGTAGTTTTATTGTTTATTGAGAAGCTTAAAAAGATCTATAATATTAGTGCATTAATTTTGGCTTGCAATACAATTTCCGTTAGTGTGTACAATAAATTAAATTTTGATTTTCCGGTAGTTTATACTTTACCAGAAGTAAGTTTGGTTCCAGATCTTGCTTTAAAAAGAGTTCTTTTGATTGCAACAAGTACTACTCTTGAAAGCAAATTCGTTAAGGATCAAGTAAATATACATAATGATTTAATTGTAAAAGCTGCTGGAGAGCTTGTTAATTTTGTTGAATATGGGCAGAAGTACAGAAAAGATGCTCTTAAATGTTTGGAAGCTTTAAAATTTGAAGTTGTAAACACCGGTAGAGAAATTGTTTTTCTCGGATGCACACATTATTTACATCTGAAGGAAATGATAGAAGATTTTTTAAAAATCCCTGTTTATGAGAATCGTGAACTAGTTGTACAAAGGCTTATTAGATCAATAAATTTTTCTAAATATAAAGGCGACTCTTGTAGAAATGATGCTGACTTTGTAGATGAATTTTATTTAACTAAAAATGAAAATTTGGCTTTTTATCAAGATTTTTGCAAAAAATATAATCTCCGCTTTAAAGGAATTATACTTTGA
- the asnS gene encoding asparagine--tRNA ligase: MFSSIKDILENPILNKSVTINGWIRTKRSNGKIGFIEINDGSTLKGIQAVINEEENQFSEKDLKKLTTGASISLTGLLVGSPAKGQNYEIKTDNFNVIGEADQKTYPLQKKRHTFEFLREIPHLRIRTNTFGAIARVRNKISYKIHEYFQKNGFFYINTPIITSNDGEGAGEMFRVSTLKLNKTNNSLSNIDFKDDFFGKEAFLSVTGQLHGEAYAMALSKIYTFGPTFRAENSNTTRHASEFWMIEPEMAFYKLKDNIILAEDLLKYILSSILNECSQDMDFLENYIEKGLIKKLENVINSNFEIITYTQAIEILESSKKNFETKPYWGIDLQTDHERFLTEETFKKPVVVIDYPKNFKAFYMKINKDNKTVKGMDILVPKIGEIIGGSEREDDLQKLEDRIKELNLNIEHLNWYLDLRRFGSTPHSGFGLGLERLVQYSTGIPNIRDSIPFPRTPKNLYF, from the coding sequence ATGTTTTCAAGCATTAAAGATATTTTAGAAAATCCAATTTTAAACAAAAGTGTTACAATAAATGGCTGGATTAGAACCAAGAGAAGTAATGGTAAGATTGGATTTATAGAAATTAATGACGGCTCAACACTTAAAGGAATTCAAGCTGTAATAAACGAAGAAGAAAATCAATTTAGTGAAAAAGATTTAAAAAAACTAACAACAGGAGCAAGCATATCGCTAACCGGTCTATTGGTGGGAAGTCCTGCAAAAGGACAAAATTACGAAATAAAAACAGACAATTTTAATGTAATCGGAGAAGCGGACCAAAAAACCTACCCATTGCAAAAAAAAAGACATACTTTTGAGTTTTTAAGAGAAATACCTCATTTAAGAATACGAACCAATACATTTGGAGCTATTGCTAGGGTAAGAAATAAAATTTCATACAAAATTCATGAATATTTCCAAAAAAATGGTTTTTTTTATATCAATACACCAATAATTACATCAAATGATGGAGAAGGTGCTGGTGAAATGTTTAGGGTTTCCACACTAAAATTAAATAAAACAAATAACTCACTTAGTAATATTGATTTTAAAGATGATTTCTTTGGGAAAGAAGCTTTTCTCTCTGTAACCGGTCAATTACACGGAGAAGCATATGCAATGGCTTTATCTAAAATATATACATTCGGTCCAACATTTCGAGCAGAAAATTCTAACACCACGCGCCACGCTTCAGAATTTTGGATGATAGAACCAGAAATGGCTTTTTACAAGCTTAAAGACAATATTATCCTAGCAGAAGATCTCTTAAAATATATTTTAAGTTCAATCTTAAATGAATGCTCACAAGATATGGATTTTTTAGAAAATTATATTGAAAAAGGGCTAATTAAAAAACTAGAAAACGTAATAAATTCAAATTTTGAAATTATTACCTATACTCAAGCAATTGAAATTCTTGAAAGCTCAAAAAAAAATTTTGAAACAAAACCTTACTGGGGAATAGATTTGCAAACAGATCACGAGAGATTCTTAACAGAAGAAACTTTTAAAAAACCAGTGGTGGTCATTGATTATCCAAAAAATTTCAAAGCATTTTACATGAAAATAAACAAAGATAACAAAACTGTTAAAGGAATGGACATACTTGTTCCAAAAATTGGAGAGATTATAGGAGGAAGTGAAAGAGAAGATGACTTACAAAAATTAGAAGACAGAATAAAAGAATTAAACCTAAACATTGAGCATCTAAACTGGTATCTTGATCTAAGAAGATTTGGCTCGACTCCCCATTCTGGCTTTGGACTTGGTCTTGAAAGATTGGTGCAATACTCAACAGGAATACCTAATATAAGAGATTCAATACCATTCCCAAGAACTCCCAAAAATCTTTATTTTTAA
- a CDS encoding phosphoribosyltransferase: protein MKKYVSYEEIRINGFKLAYKIYKDGFIPDIMYVSLRGGAYLGNIISEFFKFVKTDKPLLYAAVVARSYDIFNEQKKIMIDGWTYDPKYLRAGDKVLFVDDVFDTGRTIVYLRGEVLKKGIESKNVKIAVYDYKNHGFVDYVPDYYVNKYSSQEELNTWIHYGNHELTGLKESEYKNSFKYIDDELSEVLKFLAKNKF, encoded by the coding sequence ATGAAAAAATATGTTTCTTATGAAGAGATAAGAATTAATGGGTTTAAGCTTGCTTATAAAATTTATAAAGATGGATTTATTCCAGATATTATGTATGTTTCTTTGAGGGGAGGAGCCTATCTTGGCAATATTATTAGTGAATTTTTTAAATTTGTAAAGACAGATAAGCCCCTTTTATATGCTGCTGTTGTTGCCAGATCTTATGATATTTTTAATGAGCAAAAAAAGATAATGATAGATGGGTGGACTTATGATCCAAAATATTTAAGGGCAGGTGATAAAGTTTTATTTGTTGATGATGTTTTTGATACAGGCCGTACTATTGTTTATTTGAGAGGTGAAGTTTTAAAAAAGGGTATAGAGAGTAAAAATGTTAAAATAGCAGTTTACGATTATAAGAATCATGGATTTGTAGATTATGTTCCTGATTATTACGTTAATAAATATTCTAGTCAAGAAGAATTGAATACTTGGATTCATTATGGAAATCATGAGCTGACAGGATTAAAAGAAAGCGAATATAAGAATAGTTTTAAATATATAGATGATGAGCTTAGTGAGGTTTTAAAATTTTTGGCAAAAAATAAATTCTAA
- the htrA gene encoding DegQ family serine endoprotease HtrA, translated as MEKKFFSGFILSFLALGIGFFIGMHYLDSNRSNIVFAEEKGNTVQALQDSFREVSKKILPSSVEVHATGVIKQSFPIPFFFFDMPEFDSERKSNWAGSGVIIGRDSQKKSLFYVITNSHVVDKATELEVVSYDKKKHKAKLVGKDEKKDIALISFESNDSAIRVADLGDSDKIEIGDWVMAVGSPFQFSFTVTAGIVSGLQRSANPNLQSRNLFIQTDAAINRGNSGGPLVNIKGEVIGINAWIASNSGGNIGLGFAIPVNNIKSTVDFFLKGKKIESAWLGISFYPLKTRDSEVLKSLGVEGKDVSAAIIASLYPGSPAVRSGLRAGDIIVKVNEVPMSVFQDVTSYISDFYAGEKVNVEILRGNVKKNIEIVLAVRPKDKELSSSKMLPGFVVYPLVDDIKAQLNLRNWIKGVVVDYIDKNLASNIKMKSGDVIISVNSKNVSNLREFYDALEVGKNTYKVLRGNDSFKITF; from the coding sequence GTGGAAAAAAAGTTTTTTTCTGGATTTATTCTCAGTTTTTTGGCTTTAGGCATTGGATTTTTTATTGGAATGCATTATTTAGATTCTAATAGAAGTAACATTGTTTTTGCAGAAGAAAAGGGCAATACAGTACAAGCCTTGCAAGATTCTTTTAGAGAAGTTTCCAAGAAAATTTTACCATCATCTGTAGAAGTTCATGCAACAGGGGTAATTAAGCAGAGTTTTCCTATTCCATTTTTCTTTTTTGATATGCCAGAATTTGATTCTGAGAGAAAAAGCAATTGGGCAGGTTCTGGAGTAATAATTGGTAGAGATTCTCAGAAAAAATCATTATTTTATGTGATTACAAATAGTCATGTGGTAGATAAGGCAACTGAACTTGAAGTTGTATCTTATGATAAGAAAAAGCACAAGGCTAAGTTAGTTGGTAAAGACGAAAAAAAAGATATTGCTCTAATTAGTTTTGAAAGCAATGATTCAGCCATTAGAGTAGCTGATCTTGGAGACAGTGATAAGATTGAAATAGGTGATTGGGTTATGGCAGTAGGTAGTCCTTTTCAATTTAGTTTTACAGTTACAGCAGGAATTGTAAGTGGGTTGCAACGTTCTGCAAATCCTAATTTGCAATCAAGGAATTTATTTATACAAACTGATGCCGCAATCAATAGAGGTAATTCAGGTGGTCCTCTTGTAAATATAAAAGGTGAAGTTATTGGGATTAATGCTTGGATAGCTTCAAATTCTGGAGGAAATATTGGCTTAGGTTTTGCAATTCCTGTTAACAATATTAAAAGTACTGTAGATTTTTTCCTTAAAGGTAAAAAAATTGAATCAGCATGGCTTGGAATTTCTTTCTATCCATTAAAAACAAGAGATTCTGAAGTGCTAAAAAGCTTAGGAGTTGAAGGTAAGGATGTTTCAGCTGCAATTATTGCCTCTCTTTATCCAGGTTCACCTGCTGTTAGGTCGGGGCTTAGAGCGGGGGACATTATTGTGAAGGTTAATGAAGTTCCAATGAGTGTTTTTCAAGACGTCACATCATATATTAGTGATTTTTATGCTGGTGAGAAAGTAAATGTGGAAATTTTAAGAGGCAATGTCAAAAAAAACATTGAGATTGTTCTTGCTGTTAGACCTAAGGATAAAGAACTTTCTTCTTCAAAAATGCTTCCCGGTTTTGTTGTTTATCCATTAGTCGATGATATTAAAGCTCAGCTTAATTTAAGAAACTGGATTAAAGGTGTTGTTGTTGATTATATTGATAAAAATTTAGCATCAAATATTAAAATGAAGTCAGGAGATGTAATTATTTCTGTAAATTCAAAAAATGTTTCTAATTTAAGAGAATTTTATGATGCTCTTGAGGTTGGAAAAAATACTTATAAAGTTTTAAGAGGAAATGATTCTTTTAAAATTACGTTTTAG
- the map gene encoding type I methionyl aminopeptidase, producing MTKLRLKSKDEIKKIKASAHLLALTLLEVERNIVPGISTKELDLIAYDFIIKNKAKPAFKGYRGFKGTICASVNEEVIHGIPGKRKLTNGDIISIDCGVNLDGFYSDMAKTFKVGNVDSSVERLLEVTNASLYKGIAEMKVGNRILNISKAIEDYIKPFGFGIVREYTGHGVGFQLHEEPSVPNYYAPFFKNIRIQEGMVLAIEPMVNLKGHEVSIKSDGWTVFASDLSYSAHFEHTVAVVDGLPLILSEV from the coding sequence TTGACTAAACTTAGATTGAAATCTAAAGATGAGATTAAAAAAATAAAGGCTTCAGCACATCTTTTAGCGCTTACTTTGTTAGAAGTTGAAAGGAATATTGTTCCTGGTATTAGTACTAAAGAACTTGATTTAATAGCATATGATTTTATTATTAAAAATAAAGCCAAGCCTGCTTTTAAAGGGTATCGTGGGTTTAAAGGCACTATTTGTGCATCTGTTAATGAAGAGGTTATTCACGGTATTCCCGGAAAAAGAAAATTAACTAATGGGGATATTATTAGTATTGATTGCGGAGTTAATCTTGATGGGTTTTATAGTGATATGGCAAAAACTTTTAAAGTGGGAAATGTAGATTCTAGTGTTGAAAGGCTTTTAGAAGTTACAAACGCTTCTCTTTACAAGGGTATTGCTGAAATGAAAGTGGGAAATAGAATTTTAAATATATCAAAAGCAATAGAAGATTATATAAAACCATTTGGGTTTGGAATAGTTAGAGAATACACGGGGCACGGTGTTGGATTCCAACTTCATGAAGAGCCGAGTGTTCCAAATTATTATGCTCCTTTTTTTAAAAATATTAGAATTCAAGAAGGTATGGTTTTGGCTATTGAGCCTATGGTAAACTTAAAGGGGCACGAAGTTTCAATAAAAAGTGATGGTTGGACCGTTTTTGCATCTGATCTAAGTTATTCTGCTCATTTTGAACATACTGTTGCTGTTGTTGATGGATTGCCTTTAATTTTAAGCGAAGTTTAA